The following are from one region of the Aquirufa lenticrescens genome:
- the selD gene encoding selenide, water dikinase SelD, with protein MSEQIKLTSFSHGAGCGCKISPQILDQILKSDKPKASHPLLLVGNESRDDAAVFDWQNGEAVISTTDFFMPIVDDPFDFGKIAATNAISDIYAMGGSPLMAIAILGWPIDKLAPEIAAQVLEGGRAACAEAGIPLAGGHSIDSPEPIFGLAVTGKVRKENLKQNDTATKGCMLYLTKPLGVGILSTGQKRGIVSPGDLARAVKQMSTLNSFGEKLGPLNYVKSLTDVTGFGLFGHLVEMADGSGLSAKIAFENLPLLPNIDHYLDQKCFPGGTARNLASYGERISEEISERQRYIGADPQTSGGLLIAVEAEHTAAFEAFALENGFELSPIGELTERKEKAIYLA; from the coding sequence ATGTCAGAACAAATCAAATTAACTTCCTTTAGCCACGGTGCAGGCTGTGGATGTAAAATATCCCCACAGATTTTGGACCAAATCCTTAAATCAGACAAACCAAAGGCCTCTCATCCCCTATTATTAGTCGGAAATGAGAGCCGAGATGATGCGGCTGTCTTTGATTGGCAGAATGGCGAAGCAGTTATTTCAACGACCGATTTCTTTATGCCCATCGTCGACGATCCGTTTGATTTTGGGAAAATTGCGGCGACAAATGCTATTTCTGATATCTATGCGATGGGTGGAAGTCCGTTGATGGCTATCGCAATCTTAGGATGGCCCATCGATAAATTAGCACCTGAAATTGCAGCGCAAGTATTAGAAGGTGGACGCGCGGCTTGTGCAGAAGCTGGAATTCCATTAGCAGGAGGCCACTCGATTGATTCTCCTGAGCCTATTTTTGGACTAGCAGTTACTGGAAAGGTGCGGAAAGAAAACTTAAAACAGAATGATACAGCCACGAAAGGCTGTATGTTATACCTAACAAAGCCATTGGGCGTGGGTATTTTATCTACGGGTCAAAAACGCGGCATTGTTAGTCCTGGCGATTTAGCGCGTGCGGTGAAGCAGATGAGTACATTAAATTCATTTGGGGAGAAGTTAGGACCTTTGAATTATGTGAAATCCCTAACGGATGTGACTGGTTTTGGCTTGTTCGGACATTTAGTAGAAATGGCAGATGGATCAGGCTTGAGCGCTAAAATTGCGTTCGAAAACTTACCATTGCTACCTAATATAGATCATTATTTAGACCAAAAGTGCTTCCCAGGTGGAACAGCACGTAACTTGGCGAGCTATGGCGAACGTATCAGTGAGGAGATTTCTGAGCGACAACGCTATATTGGGGCTGACCCACAGACTTCCGGTGGATTACTAATCGCTGTAGAAGCGGAACATACGGCTGCATTCGAAGCATTCGCACTGGAGAATGGATTTGAATTAAGTCCGATTGGGGAATTAACGGAACGCAAAGAAAAAGCCATTTACTTAGCCTAA
- a CDS encoding TonB-dependent receptor, with the protein MQRRFITKSVLLGAFFALMMALPVGQAFAQGSTTSALSGTVVDEKGEGLPGATVIAVHEPTGSRYGASTRGDGRYNIVNMRVGGPYKVTVSFVGYKESVQSGISLTLASELRQNFKLELNQAQLEEVKVVASRSSVINSGRTGAATTVSNSSITTLPTLNRSLGDFARLDPRANGLNFAGRNALYNNVTVDGAFFNNAFALSPTIGGQAGASPISVDAIDQFQVLIAPYDVRQGMATGANINVVTKSGTNDWTGSAYYFGTDQNQVGNKIGDVVNQYGNFQRGQFGGRIGGAIVKNKLFIFGSFEQELQTQPGSNFVARRAGSAAGNQSVATVEQLEAIKSLLKSKFNYDPGAYENWDKENYSQKANIRLDWNISDKHKFNLKYNYLRSYADVSPSSSGSLSGGRNPSATVLPFQGSLYRINNNLDSYIAELNSTFSSKLANNLTVGYTQMRDFRESPVNNTPFPTVDIGNNNLNSLTAFGFEPFSANNILDSDIFQLSDNLTYYAGNHVFTLGAAFEMNAFRNGFAPNYYGGYQFKSVDDFIASVNTGVSNAVQYQQSWSNYATFPFAEMKGNTTSLYVQDEITAAKGLKLTFGLRADGTSFPVDNDPKYNNAYVPSLTFRNNTVLRTNQLPDFTTLWSPRFGFNWDVKDDKTTQVRGGLGIFSGRVPYVWLSNQLSNNGVLFGSERLSNPTNRPFNANVDAYRPAVATSIIPTSYNLAVTDPNFKFSQVFRANLAVDKSLGNGWLVSLEGIYTKDINAVYLENVNLPDSKVKAVGADNRVIYYTAANGIPTNTKNNQIYGGTKGLNAPTTGNTGLNPNISDAILIKNTQLGYSYALTATVSKAFDNGLFASLSYTNSDSRSVNDGGSIAQSQWRDRVVSGDPNEDVASYSSYMQSHRFNAYGSYKLNYLNEKASTTFGFTYSVAPAGRFSYTYSGDMNGDGQTANDLMYIPRGEGEIILKDKVISYNVSQKFTYTAAQQWADLDKYISQDAYLNSRRGQYAERNGAELPWAANFDFKVIQDFYINVGGKKNTLQFTLDVFNLGNYASSQWGLNQTALRAGLVSFLGNDAATGKPTFEFPHRYQGNPTSSVPLTDSFQRSFGLGSRWQAQFGVRYIFN; encoded by the coding sequence ATGCAGAGAAGGTTTATTACTAAATCAGTGTTATTAGGAGCGTTTTTTGCGCTTATGATGGCACTACCTGTTGGGCAAGCCTTTGCTCAGGGGTCTACAACATCCGCTTTGTCGGGTACTGTTGTGGATGAAAAAGGAGAAGGATTACCAGGTGCTACGGTAATCGCAGTTCACGAACCTACGGGTTCTCGTTACGGTGCATCCACTCGTGGAGATGGTCGTTACAACATCGTTAACATGCGTGTAGGTGGTCCTTACAAAGTGACTGTATCTTTCGTGGGTTACAAAGAGTCTGTTCAATCAGGAATTTCTTTGACGTTAGCTTCAGAACTTCGTCAAAACTTCAAATTAGAATTAAACCAAGCTCAATTAGAAGAAGTGAAGGTGGTTGCGTCTCGTTCATCTGTGATTAACTCAGGTCGTACGGGTGCTGCTACTACGGTTTCTAACAGCTCTATCACTACTTTACCTACGTTAAACCGTTCGTTAGGTGATTTCGCTCGTTTAGATCCACGTGCAAACGGATTGAACTTCGCTGGTCGTAATGCATTATACAATAACGTAACGGTAGACGGAGCGTTCTTTAACAATGCTTTCGCTTTATCTCCTACGATTGGTGGTCAAGCTGGTGCTTCTCCAATCTCAGTGGATGCGATCGATCAATTCCAAGTATTAATTGCTCCTTATGACGTTCGTCAAGGTATGGCTACAGGTGCTAACATCAACGTAGTAACGAAGTCAGGTACAAATGATTGGACTGGTTCTGCCTACTATTTTGGTACAGACCAAAACCAAGTTGGTAATAAAATCGGTGATGTCGTGAACCAATATGGTAACTTCCAAAGAGGTCAATTCGGTGGTCGTATCGGTGGTGCTATCGTTAAAAACAAATTGTTTATCTTCGGATCATTCGAGCAAGAATTACAAACTCAACCAGGATCTAACTTTGTTGCTAGACGTGCGGGTTCTGCAGCTGGTAACCAATCGGTTGCTACAGTTGAGCAATTAGAAGCTATCAAAAGCTTGTTAAAATCGAAGTTTAACTACGATCCAGGTGCTTACGAGAACTGGGATAAAGAAAATTATTCACAAAAAGCGAACATTCGTTTAGATTGGAATATTTCTGACAAGCACAAGTTTAACTTGAAATACAACTACCTACGTTCTTATGCTGATGTTAGCCCATCTTCATCAGGATCTTTGTCAGGTGGTCGTAACCCATCGGCTACGGTATTACCTTTCCAAGGTTCATTATACCGTATCAACAACAACTTAGATTCGTATATTGCTGAATTGAACTCAACGTTCTCAAGCAAATTAGCGAATAACTTGACTGTTGGTTACACACAAATGCGTGACTTCCGCGAATCACCTGTAAATAACACTCCGTTCCCTACAGTTGATATCGGTAACAATAACTTAAACTCATTAACTGCTTTTGGTTTCGAGCCATTCTCAGCTAACAACATCTTGGATTCAGATATCTTCCAATTATCTGATAACTTGACTTACTATGCAGGCAATCACGTATTTACGTTAGGTGCTGCGTTTGAGATGAATGCATTTAGAAATGGTTTTGCTCCTAACTACTATGGTGGCTACCAATTCAAGTCAGTAGATGACTTTATCGCCTCTGTAAACACAGGTGTTTCTAATGCAGTTCAATACCAACAATCTTGGTCTAACTACGCTACATTCCCATTTGCGGAAATGAAGGGTAACACAACTTCATTGTATGTTCAAGATGAAATCACAGCAGCTAAAGGATTGAAATTAACTTTCGGTCTACGTGCAGATGGAACTTCATTCCCTGTAGATAATGATCCTAAGTATAACAATGCTTACGTTCCTAGCTTGACTTTCCGTAATAACACGGTATTAAGAACAAACCAATTGCCAGACTTTACGACTTTATGGTCTCCACGTTTTGGATTTAACTGGGATGTGAAAGATGACAAGACTACGCAAGTACGTGGTGGTTTAGGTATCTTCTCTGGACGTGTTCCTTACGTTTGGTTATCTAACCAATTGTCTAACAATGGTGTGTTGTTTGGATCTGAGCGTTTATCAAATCCTACAAACCGTCCATTCAACGCGAATGTAGATGCTTACCGTCCAGCGGTAGCTACTTCTATTATCCCTACGTCTTATAACTTAGCGGTAACAGATCCTAACTTCAAGTTCTCTCAAGTATTCCGTGCTAATTTAGCGGTAGATAAGAGCTTAGGTAATGGTTGGTTAGTATCATTAGAAGGTATCTATACAAAGGATATCAACGCTGTCTATTTGGAAAACGTAAACTTACCAGATTCGAAAGTGAAAGCAGTAGGTGCTGACAACCGTGTCATTTATTACACTGCTGCTAATGGTATCCCTACGAATACGAAGAACAACCAAATCTATGGTGGTACAAAAGGATTAAATGCTCCTACCACTGGAAATACTGGTTTGAATCCGAATATTTCTGATGCGATTTTGATCAAGAATACACAATTAGGTTATTCTTATGCATTAACTGCAACGGTTTCTAAGGCATTTGATAATGGCCTATTTGCTTCCTTATCTTACACAAACTCTGATTCTCGTTCAGTGAATGACGGTGGTTCTATCGCTCAATCACAATGGAGAGATCGCGTTGTGTCTGGAGATCCTAATGAAGACGTAGCTTCTTATTCTTCTTATATGCAATCACACCGTTTCAACGCGTATGGCTCATATAAATTGAATTACTTGAACGAAAAAGCTTCAACTACTTTTGGATTTACGTATTCAGTTGCTCCAGCAGGTCGTTTCTCTTACACGTATTCAGGTGATATGAATGGTGATGGTCAAACAGCGAATGACTTGATGTATATCCCACGTGGAGAAGGTGAAATTATCTTAAAAGACAAAGTTATTTCTTATAACGTTTCTCAGAAATTCACTTACACTGCAGCACAACAATGGGCTGATTTAGATAAGTACATCTCTCAAGATGCTTATTTGAACTCTCGTCGTGGACAGTATGCTGAGCGTAACGGTGCTGAATTACCTTGGGCTGCTAACTTTGATTTCAAAGTAATCCAAGATTTCTACATCAATGTAGGTGGTAAGAAAAATACGTTACAATTCACTTTGGATGTATTTAACTTAGGTAACTACGCTTCGTCACAATGGGGCTTAAATCAAACAGCTTTACGTGCTGGTTTAGTATCTTTCTTAGGTAATGATGCTGCTACAGGTAAGCCAACGTTTGAATTCCCTCACCGTTACCAAGGTAACCCAACATCATCTGTACCATTGACAGATTCATTCCAACGTAGCTTTGGTTTAGGATCAAGATGGCAAGCACAGTTTGGTGTACGTTATATCTTCAATTAA
- a CDS encoding UDP-glucuronic acid decarboxylase family protein, with product MKRILITGGAGFLGSHLCDRFIKEGYHVIAMDNLITGDLKNIEHLFKLEHFEFYHHDVSKFIHVPGDLDYILHFASPASPIDYLKIPIQTLKVGSLGIHNCLGLARVKKARVLIASTSEVYGDPNVHPQPEEYWGNVNPVGPRGVYDEAKRFQEAMTMAYHTYHGLETRIIRIFNTYGPRMRLNDGRVLPAFIGQALRGEDLTMFGDGSQTRSFCYVDDLVEGIYRLLLSDYAQPVNIGNPDEITIKEFGEEIIKLTGTSQKLISLPLPTDDPKQRKPDITKARSILGWEPKVSRAEGLKITYDYFKSLSKDDLFRMAHHKEF from the coding sequence ATGAAACGAATTTTAATCACCGGCGGAGCTGGATTTCTAGGATCTCATTTATGCGATCGCTTTATCAAAGAGGGTTACCACGTAATCGCCATGGATAATTTGATCACGGGCGATCTAAAAAACATTGAACATTTGTTCAAATTAGAACACTTTGAGTTCTACCACCACGATGTTTCCAAATTCATCCACGTTCCAGGTGATTTGGATTATATCCTACACTTTGCCTCGCCTGCCTCTCCTATCGACTATTTGAAGATTCCGATCCAAACCTTGAAAGTGGGATCACTGGGAATCCATAATTGCTTAGGTTTAGCTAGGGTTAAAAAAGCACGCGTTTTGATCGCCTCTACATCAGAAGTTTACGGAGACCCGAATGTTCATCCGCAACCAGAGGAGTATTGGGGAAATGTAAACCCGGTGGGACCGCGTGGCGTTTATGATGAAGCTAAACGTTTTCAAGAAGCGATGACGATGGCCTACCATACGTATCATGGTTTAGAAACACGCATCATTCGTATTTTCAATACCTACGGGCCTCGCATGCGACTGAATGATGGTCGTGTATTACCGGCATTCATAGGACAAGCCTTGCGTGGTGAGGATTTAACGATGTTTGGAGATGGTTCTCAGACACGTTCTTTCTGCTATGTAGATGATTTAGTCGAAGGTATTTATCGCCTTTTATTGAGCGATTATGCACAACCTGTGAATATTGGAAATCCGGATGAGATCACCATCAAAGAATTTGGCGAGGAAATCATTAAATTAACGGGCACCTCACAGAAGTTGATTTCTCTTCCATTACCTACAGATGACCCTAAACAACGCAAACCAGACATTACCAAGGCGCGCAGCATTCTAGGCTGGGAACCCAAGGTGAGTCGTGCAGAGGGATTGAAGATCACTTACGATTACTTCAAGTCATTGAGTAAGGACGATTTGTTTAGAATGGCGCATCACAAAGAGTTTTAA
- a CDS encoding UDP-glucose dehydrogenase family protein → MKIAVVGTGYVGLVTGTCFAETGNQVTCVDINQEKVQQMQAGKIPIYEPGLDDLFQRNTQEGRLHFTTSLKEGIEGAKVIFLALPTPPGADGSADLKYILQVANDLGPILSDYTVIIDKSTVPVGTSDKVRAAIAKNATVEFDVVSNPEFLREGVAVEDFMKPDRVVIGTQSDRAKDLMSRLYAPLVRQGNPIIFMDERSAELTKYAANAFLATKITFMNEIANLCELVGANVDEVRKGIGTDSRIGKRFLFAGIGYGGSCFPKDVQALAKTSAENDYEFKILDSVMKVNENQKTKLIPHLAKHFKGDLAGKKIAIWGLAFKPYTDDIREAPALYNIDALLELGASVSAYDPEAMGHVKQLMGDKITFTKNPYEALEGADALLIVTEWPQFRTPDFERMDSLLKNKVIFDGRNLYELNQMQELGYTYYSIGRQTIH, encoded by the coding sequence ATGAAAATAGCCGTTGTAGGAACTGGATACGTAGGTTTAGTCACTGGAACTTGTTTCGCAGAAACAGGAAACCAAGTAACTTGCGTAGACATCAATCAAGAAAAAGTACAGCAAATGCAGGCTGGGAAAATTCCCATTTACGAGCCTGGATTAGATGATTTATTCCAAAGAAATACCCAAGAAGGACGCCTTCATTTCACCACTTCTTTAAAAGAAGGAATTGAAGGAGCAAAAGTCATATTCTTAGCCCTCCCTACCCCTCCAGGTGCCGATGGTTCTGCAGACTTAAAATACATTCTGCAGGTAGCCAATGACTTAGGCCCCATATTATCTGATTATACCGTTATCATCGATAAGAGTACCGTTCCGGTGGGAACATCAGATAAGGTAAGAGCAGCTATAGCGAAAAATGCTACAGTCGAATTCGATGTGGTTTCCAATCCTGAATTTCTACGCGAGGGCGTGGCAGTGGAGGATTTTATGAAACCTGATCGAGTGGTGATAGGTACTCAATCAGATCGTGCAAAAGACTTAATGTCTCGCTTATATGCGCCTTTAGTTCGCCAGGGAAATCCAATTATCTTTATGGATGAACGTTCGGCTGAATTAACAAAATACGCAGCCAATGCCTTTTTAGCGACCAAAATCACCTTCATGAACGAGATTGCGAACTTATGCGAACTGGTAGGTGCGAATGTGGACGAGGTGCGCAAGGGAATCGGAACCGATTCTCGCATCGGGAAACGCTTCTTATTTGCAGGTATTGGATATGGTGGAAGTTGCTTTCCTAAGGATGTGCAAGCGCTGGCTAAAACTTCGGCGGAGAACGATTATGAGTTTAAGATTTTGGACTCCGTAATGAAAGTGAATGAAAATCAAAAAACTAAACTCATTCCACATCTAGCAAAACACTTCAAAGGTGATTTAGCAGGAAAGAAAATTGCCATTTGGGGTTTAGCTTTCAAACCCTATACGGATGATATCCGTGAAGCACCCGCTTTGTACAACATCGATGCCTTATTAGAATTAGGAGCATCCGTGAGTGCCTATGACCCTGAAGCAATGGGCCACGTGAAGCAATTAATGGGCGATAAAATCACATTTACTAAAAACCCATACGAAGCTTTAGAGGGCGCAGATGCTCTTTTAATCGTCACAGAATGGCCACAATTCAGAACGCCAGACTTCGAGCGAATGGATAGTTTATTGAAGAATAAAGTCATTTTTGACGGCAGAAATTTATACGAATTAAACCAAATGCAGGAACTAGGCTATACCTATTATTCCATCGGCCGCCAAACCATACACTAA
- the pafA gene encoding alkaline phosphatase PafA, giving the protein MKKLLFIFLGLLSLPSLAQKKPALVVGIVVDQMRYEYLYKYYDRYSDKGFKRLMKEGINCTDNHYNYAPTVTAAGHASIYTGSVPAIHGIVENDWIDVASGKKVYCVDDSTVQTVGSKSKAGMMSPRNLFTSTITDQLKMAQNYKSKTIAISLKDRGSIIPGGHTADASYWYDSADGYWISSTFYMKELPTWVQKFNLEGRPQKYLNQGWNTLYPIASYTRSAEDDSPYEGKIGDEKTPTFPHDLKGKNMLEGFRKTPYGNSLLKEFALKTLEEEKLGKNGTTDFLALSFSSTDYVGHAFGPQSIEVEDTYLRLDKDISEILDYLDAKIGKNQYLVFLTADHAVADNQHYLKSKRMPGGTFETEKAVSEAKEALRKEFGDVNLIVGVENNQIYLNHANIDRLRISKEVVGKILEKIFKRQPGVAEFISMREIGLSPIPAIYREILTNGYNQARSGDFMYLLRPQWVSGYKTGASHSTVYAYDTHVPLLFFGWNIKPREISVRTNISDISSTLANWLKISEPTGSIGKVIQ; this is encoded by the coding sequence ATGAAAAAATTGCTTTTCATTTTCTTAGGACTACTGTCATTGCCCTCTTTGGCTCAGAAAAAACCTGCTTTAGTCGTAGGAATAGTGGTAGACCAAATGCGCTACGAATACCTATACAAATACTATGACCGTTATTCAGACAAAGGCTTTAAAAGGCTTATGAAAGAGGGAATCAATTGCACCGATAACCATTACAACTATGCGCCCACAGTCACGGCAGCTGGGCATGCGAGCATTTATACTGGTTCTGTCCCTGCTATTCACGGTATTGTAGAAAATGATTGGATTGATGTGGCATCCGGCAAAAAAGTGTACTGTGTAGATGACTCTACGGTTCAAACAGTAGGCAGCAAAAGTAAAGCAGGAATGATGTCTCCACGCAATCTTTTCACCTCGACCATCACAGACCAATTAAAGATGGCTCAGAATTATAAATCAAAAACGATTGCCATATCCTTGAAAGATCGAGGTTCAATCATTCCAGGTGGTCACACGGCAGATGCCTCTTATTGGTATGATTCAGCTGATGGTTACTGGATTTCATCTACCTTCTATATGAAAGAATTACCCACTTGGGTGCAAAAATTTAATTTAGAAGGTAGACCACAAAAATACCTGAATCAAGGCTGGAATACCTTGTATCCGATTGCTTCTTACACACGATCAGCGGAAGATGATAGCCCCTATGAAGGCAAGATTGGGGATGAAAAAACGCCAACTTTCCCTCACGATTTAAAAGGAAAGAATATGCTTGAGGGTTTTCGTAAGACTCCATATGGCAATAGTTTGTTGAAAGAATTCGCATTAAAGACCTTAGAGGAGGAGAAATTAGGTAAGAATGGGACAACCGATTTCTTGGCTCTTAGCTTTTCGTCGACGGATTATGTGGGCCATGCTTTTGGACCTCAATCCATTGAAGTAGAGGATACCTATTTGCGCTTAGATAAAGACATTTCAGAAATTTTAGATTATTTAGATGCCAAAATAGGTAAAAATCAATACCTGGTTTTCTTAACTGCTGATCATGCAGTCGCAGACAATCAGCACTACCTAAAGAGTAAACGAATGCCTGGTGGGACTTTTGAGACAGAAAAAGCGGTATCGGAAGCCAAAGAGGCATTAAGAAAAGAATTTGGCGATGTCAACCTGATCGTAGGGGTAGAAAATAACCAAATCTACTTGAATCATGCTAACATAGATAGATTGCGTATTTCGAAGGAGGTAGTAGGAAAAATTTTGGAGAAAATATTCAAAAGACAACCTGGAGTTGCTGAGTTCATCTCCATGCGAGAAATTGGTTTAAGCCCTATTCCTGCCATTTACCGTGAAATCTTAACAAATGGGTACAACCAAGCCAGAAGTGGTGATTTTATGTATTTATTAAGGCCGCAGTGGGTTTCAGGTTATAAAACGGGTGCTTCTCATAGCACGGTATATGCCTATGATACACACGTTCCTCTTTTATTCTTTGGATGGAATATAAAACCGAGAGAAATAAGCGTAAGAACAAACATTAGCGATATTTCCAGCACCTTAGCGAATTGGTTAAAAATCAGTGAACCTACGGGAAGTATTGGAAAAGTAATACAGTAA
- a CDS encoding type I restriction enzyme HsdR N-terminal domain-containing protein, which yields MITSPELNLVFPAYSHKVKKKEGKLYIFEEITKKYRLLTPEEWVRQHCLHYLVNELKYPASLFQIEGSMKVDQLNRRTDIRLFKNNGEVFMLIECKAPHVEINLNTLQQISQYQKIQQAEYLVLTNGLQNIILHHSTKILNEFPPYL from the coding sequence ATGATCACATCTCCAGAATTAAACTTAGTCTTTCCTGCCTATTCTCACAAAGTAAAGAAAAAGGAAGGAAAATTGTATATTTTTGAGGAGATCACTAAGAAATATCGATTGCTGACACCTGAAGAATGGGTTAGGCAGCATTGCTTACATTATTTAGTGAATGAATTGAAATACCCTGCGTCTCTTTTTCAAATTGAAGGAAGCATGAAGGTGGATCAATTGAATAGAAGAACTGATATTCGACTTTTTAAGAACAACGGCGAGGTTTTTATGCTGATTGAATGCAAAGCACCTCATGTGGAGATCAATTTAAATACCTTACAACAAATCAGTCAGTATCAGAAAATTCAACAAGCCGAGTACCTTGTTCTTACCAATGGCCTACAAAATATTATACTACATCATTCAACAAAAATTTTAAACGAATTCCCCCCTTATTTATGA
- a CDS encoding AMP nucleosidase gives MKTKEEIVQNWLPRYTGTNSEDFGQYILLTNFKNYVDMFAEKFGVDIKGHDRPMQTATAHNITIINFGMGSPMAATVMDILSAISPKAVLFLGKCGGLKKNLALGDLILPIAAVRGEGTSDEYMPKEIPALPSFRLQRAVSSMIKKHELDYWTGLIYTTNRRVWEHDEVFKTYLSDIRAMGIDMETATIFTVGFKNKIPHGALLLVSDNPMTPDGVKTDASDKKVTANFVEKHLQIGIDSLEELANSGESVKHLRFD, from the coding sequence ATGAAAACGAAAGAGGAAATTGTACAGAATTGGTTACCCCGCTATACGGGCACGAATTCAGAGGATTTTGGTCAGTATATATTATTAACCAATTTCAAGAATTACGTGGATATGTTCGCGGAGAAATTTGGTGTGGATATAAAGGGCCACGATCGCCCCATGCAGACGGCTACGGCACATAATATTACGATTATCAATTTTGGAATGGGTTCACCCATGGCCGCCACGGTGATGGATATTTTATCCGCCATCAGCCCTAAAGCAGTCCTTTTTTTAGGGAAATGTGGTGGATTGAAGAAGAATTTAGCATTAGGAGACCTAATCCTTCCGATTGCGGCGGTTAGAGGAGAAGGAACATCAGATGAATATATGCCTAAAGAAATTCCGGCATTGCCATCGTTCCGCTTGCAACGTGCGGTTTCTTCGATGATTAAGAAACATGAATTGGATTATTGGACAGGTTTAATTTATACGACTAATCGCCGGGTTTGGGAACACGATGAAGTATTCAAGACTTATTTATCGGATATTCGGGCGATGGGCATCGATATGGAAACAGCTACCATTTTCACCGTGGGTTTCAAGAATAAAATTCCACACGGGGCTCTTTTATTAGTGTCCGATAACCCAATGACACCAGATGGCGTAAAAACAGACGCTAGCGATAAAAAAGTAACGGCTAATTTTGTGGAAAAGCATCTTCAAATTGGGATAGATTCCCTCGAAGAATTAGCTAACTCCGGAGAGTCTGTGAAGCACTTACGTTTTGATTAA
- a CDS encoding tetratricopeptide repeat protein: MKLKVGILAFAIMAGHFSLSAQTAEVNHLEIGLNQNKTGNYADALRNFSLEIEKTAANPNPIAFYNRGFAKYNLKDFQGAILDFNKALELKSNYFEAFIARGQSYSKQDNHPLAIQDYNEAIRLNPLEGTAYLSRGISKNKLENYRGAITDFNKSLELLPDYAPTLAVRADSKSKLGDYSGSIEDYNKAIEITPKRTNYLSGRAFAKMKIADFKGALADFTEVLKLSPEKSEEWYYSGLCKAQLENYRGENGEKGALEDFNKALELDPENIEAMYGRGFVKAKLGDQRAAMEDFTKAIEFGNNENAKILYTAKLGKIQLDEIRNGLVDRTKMSDMSAGRAEVFFHRGLAKAKTGDPKSAIDDYNRAISFQPTYAEAYFQRGIAKSSLGDQRNAIQDCNNAIELNSKFAEAYFIRGIIKLALNDTTGCLDLSKAGELGYAAAYNVIRDYCN; the protein is encoded by the coding sequence ATGAAATTAAAAGTGGGCATTTTAGCCTTCGCCATCATGGCTGGTCATTTCTCTTTATCAGCACAAACAGCTGAGGTAAATCATTTAGAAATAGGATTAAACCAGAATAAAACGGGGAATTACGCGGATGCTCTACGCAACTTTAGCCTTGAAATAGAGAAAACGGCAGCTAATCCGAATCCTATTGCCTTTTATAACCGTGGTTTTGCCAAATATAATTTGAAGGATTTTCAAGGAGCTATTTTGGACTTCAACAAAGCCTTAGAACTAAAATCAAATTACTTCGAAGCGTTTATCGCACGTGGCCAAAGCTACAGCAAGCAAGACAATCATCCTTTAGCGATTCAAGATTACAACGAAGCGATTCGCTTAAATCCATTAGAAGGAACTGCCTATCTGAGTCGGGGTATTTCCAAAAACAAATTAGAAAACTACCGTGGCGCCATCACCGATTTCAATAAATCACTCGAATTATTACCGGATTACGCCCCTACATTAGCCGTAAGAGCCGATAGCAAATCGAAATTAGGTGATTATTCGGGAAGCATCGAAGATTACAACAAAGCCATCGAAATCACACCAAAACGCACCAATTACTTGTCTGGACGGGCTTTCGCCAAAATGAAAATAGCCGACTTCAAAGGGGCATTAGCGGATTTCACAGAAGTTTTAAAATTGAGTCCTGAAAAATCTGAGGAGTGGTATTATTCCGGCTTATGCAAAGCGCAGCTAGAAAATTACCGGGGTGAAAATGGAGAGAAAGGAGCGCTTGAGGACTTCAACAAGGCCTTAGAATTAGATCCAGAGAATATTGAGGCAATGTATGGCCGTGGATTCGTTAAAGCCAAATTAGGCGACCAACGCGCAGCAATGGAAGATTTTACGAAGGCTATTGAATTTGGGAATAATGAAAATGCGAAGATTCTTTACACCGCTAAACTAGGCAAAATTCAACTCGACGAAATCCGGAACGGATTAGTCGATCGTACGAAAATGAGCGACATGAGTGCTGGAAGAGCAGAGGTATTTTTCCACCGCGGTTTAGCCAAAGCAAAAACGGGCGATCCCAAAAGTGCAATTGATGACTACAACCGCGCCATCTCCTTCCAACCCACTTACGCTGAAGCTTATTTTCAACGAGGAATAGCTAAATCGAGTTTAGGAGATCAACGCAACGCCATTCAAGATTGCAACAACGCAATCGAATTAAACAGCAAATTTGCCGAAGCCTATTTCATCCGAGGGATCATCAAACTGGCCTTGAACGATACGACAGGCTGCTTGGATTTAAGCAAAGCGGGTGAACTGGGTTATGCAGCTGCCTATAACGTGATTCGAGATTATTGTAACTAA